A single region of the Streptomyces sp. NBC_01803 genome encodes:
- a CDS encoding SAM-dependent methyltransferase — MAETGDGVAQEIDISVPSVARIYDYALGGKDNYAVDREALAQIEATAPSTRPLAINNRRFLQRVVRILARDYGIRQFIDHGSGLPTQDNVHQIAQSVDPDAHVVYIDNDPIVLAHGRALLEENQNTVVIQADFRNTELIFGHPEVARLIDLDQPVAALFVSVLHCIPDSDDPDGLVRRVAEQLPSGSFLVINQLVSENAELRRQITEFMAESTRGHWGRVRQAHEVRRYFEGFEILDPGLVEISTWRPDTELGPKQLTDEWIEFGGVARKR; from the coding sequence ATGGCCGAGACCGGTGACGGCGTGGCACAGGAGATCGACATCAGCGTGCCGAGCGTGGCGCGGATCTACGACTACGCCCTGGGCGGCAAGGACAACTACGCGGTGGACCGGGAGGCGTTGGCCCAGATCGAGGCGACGGCTCCCAGCACCCGCCCGCTGGCGATCAACAACCGACGCTTTCTCCAGCGCGTGGTCCGTATCCTGGCCAGGGACTACGGCATCCGGCAGTTCATCGACCACGGATCAGGGCTGCCGACGCAGGACAACGTCCACCAGATCGCGCAAAGCGTCGACCCGGACGCCCACGTGGTCTACATCGACAACGACCCGATCGTTCTCGCTCATGGACGGGCGTTGCTGGAGGAGAACCAGAACACCGTCGTCATCCAAGCCGACTTCCGCAACACGGAGCTGATTTTCGGTCATCCCGAGGTGGCGCGGCTGATCGATCTCGACCAGCCGGTGGCAGCGCTGTTCGTCTCCGTGCTGCACTGCATTCCCGACTCCGACGACCCGGACGGGCTGGTGCGGCGGGTGGCGGAACAGCTGCCCTCCGGTAGCTTCCTGGTCATCAATCAGCTCGTCAGCGAGAACGCCGAGCTGCGCAGGCAGATCACGGAGTTCATGGCCGAGAGCACGCGGGGGCACTGGGGCCGGGTGCGCCAGGCGCACGAAGTCCGGCGGTACTTCGAGGGGTTCGAGATCCTCGATCCCGGCCTGGTGGAGATCAGCACCTGGCGTCCGGACACCGAGCTGGGACCGAAGCAACTGACCGACGAGTGGATCGAGTTCGGGGGCGTGGCCCGCAAGCGGTGA
- a CDS encoding helix-turn-helix domain-containing protein: protein MTSAQAGRASSSVRDILSHPRGGPTVLRIVLGTHLRRLREGCGITREAAGDAIRGSHAKISRLELGRVSAKERDIADLLTLYGVVDEDQREQFLALARQASKPGWWQRYSDVLPSWFETLIGLEEAASVIRTYEVQFIPGLLQTPDYARACIRLGNPRASDRQVERRVELRMARQQLLDKPHAPKLWAVVDEAALRRPLGGAEAMRTQIRRLRELAERPNITLQIAPFRLGGLAAAGGPITILRFLEPDLPDIVYLEQLNSALYMDKRDDVEDYLAVMDSLCATAEPHGKTAEFLDGLRFLEGLKRTL, encoded by the coding sequence ATGACGTCAGCTCAGGCAGGTCGAGCCTCTTCCTCGGTGCGGGACATCCTCTCCCACCCCAGGGGCGGACCCACGGTTCTCCGGATCGTGCTGGGCACTCATCTGCGTCGTCTGCGTGAGGGCTGCGGCATCACCCGGGAGGCCGCGGGCGACGCCATCCGAGGATCACACGCCAAGATCAGCCGACTTGAGCTCGGTCGGGTGAGCGCCAAGGAACGGGACATCGCCGACCTGCTGACGCTGTACGGCGTGGTCGACGAGGACCAGCGCGAGCAGTTCCTGGCGCTCGCCCGGCAGGCGAGCAAGCCCGGCTGGTGGCAGCGGTACAGCGATGTGCTGCCGAGCTGGTTCGAGACGCTGATCGGGCTGGAGGAGGCCGCGTCGGTGATCCGCACCTATGAGGTGCAGTTCATACCCGGGCTCCTCCAGACCCCCGACTACGCCCGCGCCTGCATCAGGCTGGGCAACCCGAGGGCGTCCGACCGTCAGGTCGAGCGCCGCGTCGAGCTGCGGATGGCGCGCCAGCAGCTCCTCGACAAGCCGCACGCGCCCAAGCTGTGGGCCGTCGTGGACGAGGCCGCGCTGCGCCGCCCGCTCGGCGGCGCCGAGGCGATGCGGACCCAGATCAGGCGGCTGCGCGAGCTGGCCGAGCGCCCCAACATAACGCTCCAGATAGCACCGTTCCGCCTCGGCGGCCTCGCGGCGGCGGGCGGTCCGATCACCATCCTGCGCTTCCTGGAGCCCGACCTGCCGGACATCGTCTATCTGGAGCAGCTCAACAGCGCGCTCTACATGGACAAGCGCGACGACGTCGAGGACTACCTGGCGGTCATGGACAGCCTGTGCGCCACGGCGGAACCGCATGGGAAGACCGCCGAGTTCCTCGACGGTCTGCGGTTCCTGGAAGGTCTCAAGCGCACTCTGTGA
- a CDS encoding DUF397 domain-containing protein yields the protein MPEFVNGVPAGRIAGAVWRKSGRSNPNGNCVEVAGLPDGGVAVRNSRDPHGPALIYTRAEMTAFVLGARDGDFDDLISRD from the coding sequence ATGCCGGAGTTCGTCAACGGTGTACCCGCGGGCCGCATCGCAGGAGCGGTCTGGCGCAAGAGCGGCCGGAGCAACCCCAATGGGAACTGTGTCGAGGTGGCAGGGCTGCCCGACGGCGGCGTCGCCGTCCGCAACTCCCGTGACCCGCACGGCCCCGCACTCATCTACACCCGGGCGGAGATGACCGCCTTCGTCCTGGGAGCCAGAGACGGAGACTTCGACGACCTCATCAGCCGGGACTGA
- a CDS encoding ATP-binding protein, whose amino-acid sequence MTALPFAAMAPYQAPRDRGGTVDAAGFATFPLAGTAETPGAARSMTRSTLLSWGLGELVDDASVVVSELVTNALRYGLPTARHPRPLPPATAEQPILLTLLHCGGAVLCAVFDPGHDVPLIKEPNYLEETGRGLHILECLAESWGWTTPDHHGKAVWALLVAPGVPAPAPRGGSDQDWEPLTRLLLLLELLNGPSWLKALGASAASKAADGH is encoded by the coding sequence ATGACAGCTCTCCCGTTCGCCGCCATGGCGCCGTATCAGGCGCCGCGGGACCGGGGCGGGACCGTTGACGCGGCGGGTTTCGCGACGTTCCCGCTGGCCGGGACCGCGGAGACACCCGGCGCGGCGCGGAGCATGACCCGTTCGACCCTGCTCAGCTGGGGACTTGGGGAGCTGGTGGACGACGCCAGTGTCGTCGTCTCCGAATTAGTGACCAACGCTCTGCGGTACGGGCTGCCCACCGCCCGGCATCCCCGTCCGCTTCCGCCGGCCACCGCCGAACAGCCCATCCTGCTCACCCTGTTGCACTGCGGCGGCGCCGTCCTCTGCGCGGTGTTCGATCCGGGGCACGACGTTCCCCTGATCAAGGAGCCCAACTATCTGGAGGAGACGGGGCGCGGCCTGCACATCCTGGAGTGTCTGGCCGAGAGTTGGGGCTGGACCACTCCCGACCACCACGGCAAGGCGGTCTGGGCGCTGCTGGTCGCCCCCGGCGTCCCGGCGCCCGCTCCCCGGGGGGGCTCCGATCAGGACTGGGAGCCGCTGACCCGGCTGCTCCTGCTGCTGGAGCTGCTCAACGGCCCGTCGTGGCTGAAGGCGTTGGGCGCCTCGGCGGCGTCGAAGGCGGCCGACGGGCACTGA
- the hydA gene encoding dihydropyrimidinase encodes MPHSEPIDLVVRGGTVVNADWQGAADVLVGNGRVRALVAPGAFPSEAIRRAGAGELDASGRLLLPGGVDPHCHVGFTSGEFTSLDDYRQATTAAVFGGTTTIVDFAIPRPGENPADVVAVQRVKAADGLCDSALHACVVDWDDTVPEQLRALVADGVVTVKMFTTYRGETMAEEKTILKVMTHLRDLGGMVVVHCEADHIITDVQERRAAVGAIDAGHHAATRPELAETASVAEILAIAESVAAPVYFVHQSTPEAVDLVARARSRGVRAFTEAVAHHLVLDDSAYAGPHPERFVCCPPLRTATTVAGLRSRVFLGQVATIGSDHCCYDTAQKESARHDVRAMPNGLPGVETRMPVLFSELVVKRGLPLGRFVAALCANPARLNGLYPRKGVIAPGADADFALWDPSVTREVRGSGLHMATDYTPYEGLPVTGWPSTVVVGGRVVVDDGHLTDAAPHGRHIPSGALGPALIC; translated from the coding sequence ATGCCTCATTCCGAGCCGATCGACCTCGTCGTGCGCGGTGGCACCGTGGTCAACGCCGACTGGCAGGGCGCCGCGGACGTCCTGGTCGGGAACGGGCGGGTGCGCGCGCTCGTCGCGCCCGGCGCGTTCCCATCGGAGGCGATACGCCGCGCCGGGGCCGGCGAGCTGGACGCCTCGGGCCGGCTGCTGCTGCCCGGCGGGGTGGATCCGCACTGCCATGTCGGCTTCACCTCCGGGGAGTTCACCTCGCTGGACGACTACCGCCAGGCCACCACCGCCGCGGTCTTCGGCGGCACGACCACCATCGTGGACTTCGCGATCCCGCGGCCCGGCGAGAACCCGGCCGATGTCGTCGCCGTCCAACGCGTCAAGGCCGCCGACGGGTTGTGCGACAGCGCGCTGCACGCCTGCGTGGTGGACTGGGACGACACCGTGCCCGAGCAACTCCGCGCGCTGGTGGCCGACGGCGTGGTCACCGTCAAGATGTTCACCACCTACCGCGGCGAGACGATGGCCGAGGAGAAGACCATCCTCAAGGTCATGACGCACCTGCGCGACCTCGGGGGCATGGTGGTCGTCCACTGCGAGGCGGACCACATCATCACCGATGTCCAGGAGCGCCGCGCGGCGGTCGGCGCCATCGACGCCGGCCACCACGCCGCCACCCGGCCCGAGCTCGCCGAGACGGCCTCTGTGGCGGAGATCCTGGCGATCGCGGAATCCGTCGCGGCTCCCGTCTACTTCGTCCACCAGTCCACCCCGGAGGCCGTCGACCTGGTCGCCCGGGCCAGGAGCCGGGGCGTGCGGGCGTTCACCGAAGCGGTCGCGCACCACCTCGTGCTGGACGACTCGGCCTACGCCGGACCGCACCCCGAACGGTTCGTCTGCTGCCCGCCGTTGAGGACCGCCACGACCGTGGCGGGGCTGCGGTCCCGGGTCTTCCTGGGACAGGTGGCCACCATCGGCAGCGACCACTGCTGCTACGACACCGCGCAGAAGGAGTCCGCCCGCCACGACGTGCGGGCGATGCCCAACGGCCTGCCCGGCGTGGAGACCCGCATGCCGGTCCTTTTCAGCGAGCTGGTCGTCAAGCGCGGGCTGCCGCTCGGCCGCTTCGTCGCGGCGCTGTGCGCCAACCCGGCCAGGCTCAACGGCCTTTACCCCCGCAAAGGCGTCATCGCCCCGGGCGCGGACGCGGACTTCGCCCTGTGGGATCCGTCCGTCACCCGTGAGGTGCGCGGCTCCGGCCTCCACATGGCGACGGACTACACGCCGTACGAGGGGCTGCCCGTCACCGGCTGGCCCAGCACGGTGGTCGTCGGCGGACGGGTGGTCGTGGACGACGGGCACCTGACGGACGCCGCCCCGCACGGGCGCCACATCCCCTCCGGCGCCCTCGGCCCGGCCCTGATCTGCTGA
- a CDS encoding allophanate hydrolase-related protein yields MTPLRMFVNGQAMSGGSLNNALRDARFAGAARTAPDYRFFSVRDEFPGLHPVPEGGAAIAGEVYEVTYEVLRDLLLPREPPELELGVIRLEDGSGSFSMRMRATALDASGVVDITEHGGWHAYLATRF; encoded by the coding sequence ATGACCCCACTGCGCATGTTCGTCAACGGCCAGGCCATGTCCGGCGGCAGCCTCAACAACGCGCTGCGGGACGCCCGTTTCGCCGGCGCCGCGCGCACCGCCCCCGACTACCGCTTCTTCTCCGTGCGCGACGAGTTCCCCGGACTGCACCCGGTGCCCGAGGGCGGCGCCGCCATCGCCGGCGAGGTGTACGAGGTGACGTACGAGGTGCTGCGCGACCTGCTGCTGCCCAGGGAACCGCCCGAGCTCGAACTCGGTGTGATCCGGCTGGAGGACGGCTCGGGCTCCTTCTCCATGCGGATGCGAGCCACGGCACTGGACGCGTCCGGCGTCGTCGACATCACCGAGCACGGCGGCTGGCACGCCTACCTCGCCACCCGCTTCTAG
- a CDS encoding NAD(P)/FAD-dependent oxidoreductase: protein MSELHRTRRTDVVIIGAGILGAAAAFHLAEAGHRVAVLERGAPNREGSGTTAGNLHIQGIHTRRPGQDVPVDSERFLPLQRAASERWSTVEKRLDADVELRRGGGFMVAETAEQENELHEKREWERAAGIATELLTGDQAREWLPLLSDRVRAATWCALDGYANPLLITPAYLAAAFRHGAQVHAFTPVTGIDRVVGGYVVHSGDRSWSAPVVVNAAGPWIGEVAALAGIALEMAPVVIQMHATVRVPPVMRHLVQHIGEGMSVKQVTAGNLLIGGGWPARPVTTAGRGTASMASLTGNLAQACRVLPFLAGLRLLRVWAGPLAATPDEMPVIGEVPGHPGFLVAGGTYAFTFAPLWGETLRALVAGDRPPEPIDDLGPGRLTRRTETPLRKGSCPR from the coding sequence ATGAGTGAGCTACACCGCACCCGCCGCACCGACGTCGTCATCATCGGGGCGGGCATCCTCGGGGCCGCCGCGGCCTTCCACCTGGCCGAGGCCGGGCACCGCGTGGCCGTGCTGGAACGCGGCGCCCCGAACCGCGAGGGATCGGGCACCACCGCGGGCAATCTGCACATCCAGGGCATCCACACCCGGCGGCCCGGCCAGGACGTCCCGGTGGACAGCGAACGTTTCCTGCCCCTCCAGCGCGCGGCCTCGGAGCGCTGGTCCACGGTCGAGAAGCGGCTCGACGCCGACGTCGAGCTGCGGCGCGGCGGGGGGTTCATGGTCGCGGAGACCGCCGAGCAGGAGAACGAGCTCCACGAGAAGCGGGAGTGGGAGCGCGCGGCCGGGATCGCCACCGAGCTGCTGACCGGCGATCAGGCCCGCGAGTGGCTGCCCCTGCTCTCCGACCGGGTCCGGGCCGCCACCTGGTGCGCGCTCGACGGCTACGCCAACCCGCTGCTGATCACGCCCGCCTACCTCGCCGCGGCCTTCCGGCACGGTGCCCAGGTGCACGCGTTCACTCCGGTGACGGGCATCGACCGGGTCGTCGGCGGCTATGTGGTCCACTCCGGCGACCGAAGCTGGTCCGCGCCCGTCGTCGTCAACGCCGCCGGTCCGTGGATCGGGGAGGTGGCGGCGCTCGCCGGGATCGCGCTGGAGATGGCCCCGGTCGTCATCCAGATGCACGCCACCGTGCGCGTGCCCCCGGTGATGCGCCATCTCGTCCAGCACATCGGTGAGGGCATGTCGGTCAAGCAGGTCACTGCGGGCAACCTGCTGATCGGCGGCGGCTGGCCGGCCCGCCCGGTCACCACGGCCGGCCGTGGCACGGCCAGCATGGCGAGCCTGACGGGCAACCTCGCGCAGGCGTGCCGCGTCCTGCCGTTCCTGGCCGGGCTGAGGCTGCTGCGCGTCTGGGCCGGACCGCTCGCCGCGACGCCCGACGAGATGCCGGTGATCGGGGAGGTCCCCGGGCACCCGGGCTTCCTCGTCGCCGGCGGGACCTACGCGTTCACTTTCGCGCCGCTGTGGGGGGAGACGCTGCGCGCGCTGGTCGCCGGCGACCGCCCCCCGGAGCCCATCGACGACCTCGGCCCCGGCCGGCTCACCCGGCGGACCGAAACCCCTCTGCGGAAAGGCAGTTGTCCCCGATGA
- a CDS encoding NAD(P)/FAD-dependent oxidoreductase, with protein sequence MPEQQSPPALAIDADVAVVGGGPAGLTAAVLLAEGGLRVALIDESDQLGGQYYKRRAAPMVSAFGDFRPEGTALIRRAHAAGVRCLTHTLVWGAGDGATSLLTSDVRTGAAGRVSARATVVATGAFERTAPFPGWLLPGVVTPGFAMHLATMDRTPVGRRVVLAGTGPFLLPVAHALLGVGVRIEALLELNHPYRPGLAALGAARHPARLREAAGYLQSLAAHGVRVRQGWRVLAAHGDDRVRAVDIGPADPAWAAGENRRVEVDALCVGFGFRPSTELLRLLGCRGHVDPATGEELPEVDQDGATSVDGVWATGECVGIAGVHAATVRGELAARAILRHFGRGAAADRSLAAARRRARALDRFAALTRRLYPVPSSLATSLADDTPVCRCEGVTAGEIRRAAATGWNDLHAAKGATRAGMGPCQGRECGHVVAALAAGSPGGAAAFSARAPLKPIPVRTALALGDADAADPFPPGVGTHE encoded by the coding sequence ATGCCTGAACAGCAGTCTCCGCCCGCCCTCGCCATCGACGCTGACGTCGCCGTCGTGGGCGGCGGGCCCGCCGGGCTGACCGCGGCCGTGCTGCTCGCCGAGGGCGGACTGCGCGTCGCCCTGATCGACGAATCGGACCAGCTCGGGGGCCAGTACTACAAGCGCCGTGCGGCGCCGATGGTGAGCGCCTTCGGTGACTTCCGCCCCGAGGGAACCGCGCTGATCCGGCGGGCCCACGCCGCCGGCGTCAGGTGCCTCACCCACACGCTGGTGTGGGGCGCCGGCGACGGAGCGACGTCCCTCCTCACCAGTGATGTCCGCACCGGCGCGGCCGGCCGGGTCAGTGCCCGGGCCACGGTCGTCGCCACCGGCGCCTTCGAGCGCACCGCGCCCTTCCCCGGCTGGCTGCTGCCCGGGGTGGTCACTCCCGGCTTCGCCATGCACCTGGCCACCATGGACCGGACCCCGGTGGGCCGCCGGGTCGTGCTCGCCGGGACCGGCCCGTTCCTGCTGCCCGTCGCCCACGCCCTGCTCGGTGTCGGGGTCCGCATCGAGGCACTGCTGGAGCTCAACCACCCCTACCGTCCGGGCCTCGCCGCGCTCGGCGCGGCCCGCCACCCCGCGCGGCTGAGGGAGGCGGCGGGCTACCTGCAGTCCCTCGCCGCCCACGGCGTGCGGGTGCGCCAGGGCTGGCGCGTCCTCGCCGCGCACGGCGACGACCGGGTGCGCGCGGTCGACATCGGACCGGCGGACCCCGCGTGGGCCGCCGGGGAGAACCGGCGCGTCGAGGTGGACGCGCTGTGCGTGGGCTTCGGGTTCCGCCCGAGCACCGAGCTGCTCCGCCTGCTGGGCTGCCGCGGCCACGTGGACCCGGCCACGGGCGAGGAGCTGCCCGAGGTCGACCAGGACGGCGCGACCTCGGTGGACGGCGTCTGGGCGACCGGCGAGTGCGTCGGAATCGCCGGGGTGCACGCGGCGACCGTCCGCGGCGAACTGGCCGCCCGCGCCATTCTGCGCCACTTCGGCCGGGGCGCCGCCGCCGACCGGTCCCTGGCGGCGGCCCGGCGGCGGGCCCGTGCCCTGGACCGCTTCGCGGCCCTGACGCGCCGGCTGTACCCGGTGCCGTCCTCGCTTGCGACGTCACTGGCCGACGACACCCCGGTGTGCCGGTGCGAGGGGGTCACCGCGGGTGAGATCCGGCGGGCCGCCGCCACCGGCTGGAATGACCTGCACGCCGCCAAGGGCGCCACTCGCGCCGGCATGGGACCGTGCCAGGGGCGGGAGTGCGGCCATGTAGTGGCGGCACTAGCGGCCGGGTCGCCCGGCGGGGCCGCCGCCTTCTCCGCCCGCGCCCCCCTCAAGCCCATCCCGGTGCGCACCGCCCTCGCGCTCGGCGACGCCGACGCCGCGGACCCGTTCCCGCCAGGGGTCGGGACCCATGAGTGA
- a CDS encoding (2Fe-2S)-binding protein, whose protein sequence is MNNGNSRPRTVRVVVDGTPREAWEGQSVTAVLAAAGIWALRRNPVTGQARGPFCGMGVCLECEVTIDGRADVRSCLAHVADGMDIRTLADAGAPPHEEASHA, encoded by the coding sequence ATGAACAACGGGAACAGCCGGCCCCGCACCGTGCGGGTCGTCGTCGACGGAACCCCCAGGGAGGCGTGGGAGGGCCAGTCGGTCACCGCGGTCCTCGCCGCCGCCGGGATCTGGGCGCTGCGCCGCAATCCGGTGACCGGTCAGGCCCGCGGGCCCTTCTGCGGTATGGGGGTGTGCCTCGAATGCGAGGTCACCATCGACGGTCGCGCTGACGTCCGCTCCTGCCTCGCCCATGTGGCCGACGGCATGGACATCCGCACCCTCGCGGACGCCGGAGCGCCCCCGCACGAGGAGGCGTCCCATGCCTGA
- a CDS encoding amino acid ABC transporter ATP-binding protein has product MSAAPDSRPVLVEARGVHKSFGAVRVLNGIDLSVHEGEVVLILGPSGGGKSTFLRTLNHLEDIDAGSVRVCGELLGRPERPGRRTRLRESRIAVQRRVTGMVFQQFNLFPNMTALENVACGPVHVHRTAKAEAQRDGRELLGLVGLGDKADSYPGQLSGGQQQRVAIARALAMRPRVMLFDEPTSALDPEMVTEVLDVMVRLREEGMTMIVVSHEMGFARAAADRVVFLSDGEVLEDKPPADFFAAPDHERTRRFLSKIL; this is encoded by the coding sequence ATGAGCGCCGCGCCGGACAGCCGGCCCGTGCTGGTCGAGGCCAGGGGCGTGCACAAGTCCTTCGGAGCGGTCCGGGTGCTCAACGGCATCGACCTGAGCGTCCACGAGGGGGAAGTCGTCCTGATCCTCGGCCCGTCGGGTGGTGGCAAGAGCACCTTCCTGCGGACCCTCAATCACTTGGAGGATATCGACGCCGGCAGCGTCCGCGTCTGCGGCGAACTCCTCGGCCGCCCCGAGCGCCCCGGCCGCCGCACCCGGCTGCGGGAGAGCCGCATCGCGGTGCAACGACGCGTGACGGGCATGGTGTTCCAGCAGTTCAACCTCTTCCCGAACATGACCGCGCTGGAGAACGTGGCCTGCGGCCCCGTGCACGTCCACCGCACCGCGAAGGCCGAGGCCCAGCGCGACGGCCGGGAACTGCTCGGCCTGGTGGGGCTGGGTGACAAGGCGGACAGCTACCCCGGGCAGCTCTCCGGCGGCCAGCAGCAGCGTGTCGCGATCGCGCGGGCCCTGGCCATGCGGCCCCGGGTGATGCTCTTCGACGAGCCGACCTCGGCCCTGGACCCGGAGATGGTCACCGAGGTGCTGGACGTCATGGTCCGGCTCCGCGAGGAGGGCATGACGATGATCGTCGTCAGCCACGAGATGGGCTTCGCCCGGGCCGCCGCCGACCGCGTGGTGTTCCTCAGCGACGGCGAGGTGCTGGAGGACAAGCCGCCCGCCGACTTCTTCGCCGCCCCCGACCACGAACGCACCCGCCGATTCCTGAGCAAGATCCTGTGA
- a CDS encoding amino acid ABC transporter permease, protein MWSWEAFFSFLRSPALFEGAWTTVWLTVVSMALGLVLAVIVAWGRASALVPVRTVTGFYVWLMRGTPLLVQLVIIYTGLPQVGIKLDVVTAALTGLVLNEAAYLSEIVRSGFLSVPRGQTEAARALGMSPARVFRVVLFPQALRIMVPSLGNSFNGLLKTTTLVSVISVEELLRRTQYAVQTNFRVLEGLVAAALFYLAMTTLWDLFQRWLEARVGRGYTTPPASRIPRAKKGPAPVTAPVPLTDMDNR, encoded by the coding sequence ATGTGGTCTTGGGAAGCCTTCTTCTCCTTCCTCAGAAGTCCGGCGCTGTTCGAGGGCGCCTGGACCACCGTGTGGCTGACGGTGGTGAGCATGGCCCTCGGGCTGGTGCTGGCCGTGATCGTGGCCTGGGGCAGGGCGTCGGCCCTCGTCCCGGTGCGGACGGTGACGGGTTTCTACGTCTGGCTGATGCGGGGCACCCCGCTGCTGGTTCAGCTCGTCATCATCTACACCGGCCTGCCACAGGTCGGCATCAAGCTGGATGTCGTCACCGCGGCGCTGACCGGACTCGTGCTCAACGAGGCGGCGTACCTCTCGGAGATCGTGCGCTCCGGATTCCTCTCGGTGCCGCGCGGCCAGACCGAGGCGGCACGCGCCCTGGGCATGTCCCCGGCACGGGTGTTCCGCGTCGTTCTCTTCCCGCAGGCGCTGCGGATCATGGTCCCGTCCCTCGGCAACAGCTTCAACGGCCTGCTGAAGACGACGACCCTGGTCTCCGTCATCTCCGTCGAAGAGCTGCTGCGCCGGACCCAGTACGCCGTCCAGACCAACTTCCGGGTCCTGGAGGGCCTGGTCGCGGCGGCGCTGTTCTACCTGGCCATGACCACGCTGTGGGACCTCTTCCAGCGCTGGCTGGAAGCCAGGGTCGGCCGCGGCTACACGACGCCTCCGGCGTCGAGGATTCCCCGAGCGAAGAAAGGCCCCGCTCCCGTGACCGCACCCGTTCCCCTGACAGACATGGACAACCGATGA
- a CDS encoding ABC transporter substrate-binding protein, which translates to MRRLLPLTTAALLIPLAACGSGDSSGSSPSAADDCTPGIEGGDLVEDGTLTMSTNATLPPMQYVESGDEIVGMRVDLGKELAARLCLEPEFVNVPFDAQIPGVQSGRWDMINTGMFYTPERAETVTLVPYEIQGVSVSVPAGNPDGITSEDDLSGKTIAVEAPGYEYDTLEALNAGFQEAGRPEINLQTFHNNADAYQALSAGQVDGVAIVESVTTYYQGNGRFETAVSGMNTAPLALGFSDTTVAEAVAGALRELDEEGYLAELFEEYNVMPYSGPIEVTTGPVSVE; encoded by the coding sequence GTGCGAAGACTGCTCCCCCTCACCACCGCCGCCCTCCTCATCCCCCTCGCGGCCTGCGGCAGCGGCGACTCCTCCGGCTCCTCCCCGTCCGCGGCCGACGACTGCACCCCCGGCATCGAGGGCGGCGACCTCGTCGAGGACGGCACCCTGACGATGTCCACCAACGCGACGCTGCCGCCCATGCAGTACGTCGAGTCCGGCGACGAGATCGTCGGTATGCGCGTCGACCTGGGCAAGGAGCTCGCGGCCCGGCTGTGTCTGGAGCCCGAATTCGTCAACGTCCCCTTCGACGCCCAGATACCCGGCGTCCAGAGTGGCCGCTGGGACATGATCAACACCGGCATGTTCTACACCCCCGAGCGGGCCGAGACCGTCACCCTCGTTCCCTACGAGATCCAGGGCGTCTCCGTCTCGGTGCCCGCGGGCAACCCGGACGGGATCACCTCCGAGGACGACCTGTCGGGCAAGACGATCGCCGTCGAGGCCCCCGGCTACGAGTACGACACCCTCGAAGCCCTCAACGCCGGGTTCCAGGAGGCGGGCCGGCCGGAGATCAACCTCCAGACCTTCCACAACAACGCGGACGCCTACCAGGCGCTGTCCGCCGGTCAGGTCGACGGCGTCGCCATCGTGGAGTCGGTCACCACCTACTACCAGGGCAACGGCCGCTTCGAGACCGCGGTTTCCGGCATGAACACCGCCCCGCTCGCCCTGGGCTTCAGCGACACGACGGTCGCCGAGGCCGTCGCCGGCGCCCTGCGGGAGCTGGACGAGGAGGGCTACCTGGCGGAGCTGTTCGAGGAGTACAACGTCATGCCCTACTCCGGCCCCATCGAGGTGACCACCGGGCCGGTCTCCGTCGAGTAG